From Pantoea sp. Ep11b, the proteins below share one genomic window:
- a CDS encoding DMT family transporter codes for MAVRHFFLILMVVSIWAFNNVAVKWGLLELPPLFLTFMRFVVVAIVLVPFCRITRQQLPWLLLLAFTFGFMHFSLLFVGLRYTDAGTGAIVVQLGTPIAMLLAMAVLKENLKLVQLMGIMISLSGVVVLSGSPTIPSWWVLCLLLCSATGWAVSNLIVKKSPPIKPLTMTGWIAFLAIPIVGGSSLVMESHQLYALQHAGWRGWFAILYSAIASSIVAYTLWYMLLKKYNVNLIMPYSLLTPVLSVLMGIVVLGDSLNSFKIIGASLVVLGTAIAVLNLRNLRMHARFPRLRRR; via the coding sequence GTGGCTGTGCGGCATTTTTTTCTGATTCTGATGGTGGTCTCTATCTGGGCCTTTAATAACGTCGCGGTGAAATGGGGTCTGCTGGAGCTGCCGCCGCTGTTTCTGACGTTTATGCGTTTTGTCGTGGTGGCGATAGTGCTGGTGCCCTTCTGTCGCATTACCCGTCAGCAATTGCCCTGGCTGCTGCTGCTGGCCTTCACGTTCGGCTTTATGCACTTCTCGCTGCTGTTCGTCGGCCTGCGCTATACCGATGCCGGCACCGGCGCGATTGTCGTGCAGCTGGGCACGCCGATTGCGATGCTGCTGGCGATGGCGGTGCTCAAAGAGAATCTGAAACTGGTGCAGTTGATGGGCATCATGATTTCGCTGAGCGGCGTGGTGGTGCTATCCGGCAGCCCGACCATTCCTTCATGGTGGGTGCTCTGTCTGCTGCTGTGCAGCGCCACCGGCTGGGCGGTGAGTAATCTGATCGTCAAGAAGTCGCCGCCGATTAAACCGCTGACCATGACCGGATGGATTGCGTTTCTGGCGATACCGATCGTCGGCGGATCCAGTCTGGTGATGGAGTCCCATCAGCTCTATGCCCTGCAACATGCGGGCTGGCGCGGCTGGTTCGCCATCCTCTACAGCGCCATCGCGTCTTCGATTGTCGCCTATACGCTGTGGTATATGCTGCTGAAGAAGTACAACGTCAACCTGATCATGCCCTATTCGCTGCTGACGCCGGTGCTCTCCGTGCTGATGGGAATTGTGGTACTGGGCGACAGCCTTAACAGCTTCAAAATTATCGGCGCTTCTCTGGTGGTGCTGGGCACCGCTATCGCAGTTCTGAACCTGCGTAATCTGCGGATGCACGCCCGCTTTCCCCGCCTGCGGCGGCGCTGA